In the Limanda limanda chromosome 1, fLimLim1.1, whole genome shotgun sequence genome, one interval contains:
- the LOC132998890 gene encoding 23 kDa integral membrane protein-like yields MGKINGCLKCLFVFFNVLFGIIGCLLIYGTIKVTAYSLQMSAFGAPSLAWLWVFAIGVLGISSLGIYAACSEKALALKIFAGFMVAGMIIMMIFGIVIVVMRNQLRDSFDSASAELAKPFMKNEELREALNQLQGSLHCCGVVSPKDWADDIPQSCECSGHGTGPYGGRDTCVAKPQGTSGPDKIYQQTCADFFFYIINLACNITMGFFFGFAVTALLGLLVSLLMIHQIKRHDSADSASYAMKSF; encoded by the exons ATGGGGAAAATTAACGGATGCCTCAaatgtctctttgttttcttcaatGTGTTGTTTGGT ATCATCGGATGTCTTCTGATCTACGGGACCATAAAGGTTACTGCCTACAGCCTTCAG ATGTCGGCGTTCGGGGCTCCCAGCCTGGCGTGGCTCTGGGTGTTTGCAATCGGTGTTCTCGGCATCTCCTCCCTGGGAATCTACGCGGCCTGCTCTGAGAAAGCTCTGGCCCTGAAAATA tttgcAGGTTTCATGGTGGCTGGGATGATCATCATGATGATCTTTGGCATCGTTATCGTTGTCATGAGAAACCAG ctCAGAGATTCATTTGACAGCGCCTCCGCTGAATTGGCAAAGCCCTTCATGAAAAACGAGGAATTGAGAGAAGCTCTCAACCAGCTGCAGGGATCT CTTCACTGCTGTGGAGTGGTGAGTCCCAAGGACTGGGCTGATGACATCCCCCAGTCCTGTGAGTGCAGCGGGCACGGGACCGGACCCTACGGTGGACGTGATACCTGCGTAGCCAAACCTCAG GGAACCAGTGGCCCAGACAAGATCTATCAACAG ACCTGCGCCGACTTCTTCTTCTACATCATTAACCTGGCCTGCAATATCACTATGGGCTTCTTTTTCGGATTTGCTGTCACCGCA CTGCTCGGCCTGCTGGTGTCGCTCCTGATGATCCATCAGATCAAACGTCACGACAGTGCGGACAGTGCGTCATACGCCATGAAGAGCTTCTga